The region CAGAGTGCGGTCAAGCCAGACTTCGGTTTGACTTCCAGCTGTTGGATCGTCGCCTTGTGGTCGGTTTCCTCCATCAGCTGTTGAACCCTTTCCAAAAGTTGCCTTTCACGGGCCGCCGCCGGGTTCAGGTCGAGGGTCATTTCAAACCATTCGGCCGCCTGCTTGAGTTCCCCGTGCTCCAAATAGATTTCGCCGAGCAAGGAATGCGCGGTGACATTGTTGGGGAAGGCCCGCAAAACCTTTAGGCAATGATCGATTGCGGCTTGTTTGTCCCCGCGCATCCGCGCCAAGTTGGCCTGGGCAAGGTCTTGGTAGACCCCGGTGTCGGTGTCGGCGGCGGTGTTAGAAAGCGCATACCCACATTCGGGGCAGACTTCTGTCTCGCCGGGGACGACCGCGAAACACCGCGGGCATGAAATCTTGTGATTACCGGAGTCCTGTGCTGCCAAATCCGCCCTCTCCACGCTCGGTGGCATCCAAATCGTCGACCAAATGGAGAACGGCCCGGGCCACCGGGCACACCACCAATTGGGCGATCCGTTCGCCTTTGGCTAATTGGACGACCGAATTGCTCAAATTGATCAAAATCACCCCGACTTCCCCCCGATAATCGGAATCGATCGTGCCAGGCGAGTTCAAACAGGTGATGCCCTGTTTGAGTGCCAAACCACTGCGGGGCCGGACTTGACCCTCGAACCCCGGAGGGATCGCCAAGCGGAGCCCGGTTTTGACCAGTGCGCGCTCCATGGG is a window of Armatimonadota bacterium DNA encoding:
- the dut gene encoding dUTP diphosphatase, which produces MTTEPIEVSLPVAAEPDAQLPSYATAGSAGLDLRSTHEVTLAPMERALVKTGLRLAIPPGFEGQVRPRSGLALKQGITCLNSPGTIDSDYRGEVGVILINLSNSVVQLAKGERIAQLVVCPVARAVLHLVDDLDATERGEGGFGSTGLR